From a region of the Oryza sativa Japonica Group chromosome 6, ASM3414082v1 genome:
- the LOC4341591 gene encoding amino acid transporter AVT6A codes for MGISSESPNGSQQIVQKETRDETTPLLPVKVEEEGFHEFNGASFSGAVFNLSTTIVGAGIMALPASIKMLGIIPGILMIIVVALLTEASIDMLVRCSHQGKITSYGWLMGEAYGQWGRIALQASVVINNIGVMIVYMIIIGDVLSGTSSTGVHHRGILEGWFGAHLWNSRAIVLLATTLFVFAPLVSFKRLDSLRYTSALSVALAVVFVVITAGIAIIKLFNGTVAMPKLFPELDGLSSIWKLFTAVPVLVTAYICHYNVHSIDNELEDRTQIKPIVRTSLFLCSSVYIATSFFAYLLFGEGTLDDVLANFDANLGIPFSSVFDDIVRVSYAAHVMLVFPIVFFALRLNLDGLLFPTSRHISRDNKRFAIITISLLTVIYLAAIFIPSIWDAFQFTGATAAVLIGFIFPAMVILRDPYGIASKRDKILAVTMIVLAVLSNSVALYSDAMNIFRKEEEA; via the exons ATGGGGATCAGCAGCGAATCGCCGAATGGGAGCCAGCAGATTGTACAAAAGGAAACACGAGATGAGACAACACCACTTCTGCCGGtcaaggtggaggaggaggggtttcATGAGTTCAATGGAGCTTCATTTTCCGGGGCGGTTTTCAATTTATCGACCACTATTGTTGGGGCTGGAATTATGGCCTTGCCAGCCAGTATCAAGATGTTGGGCATCATCCCAGGGATTCTGATGATCATCGTTGTGGCGTTGCTCACAGAGGCATCAATTGACATGCTTGTCAGGTGCAGCCACCAGGGCAAGATTACATCTTATGGTTGGCTAATGGGTGAGGCTTACGGACAGTGGGGAAGAATTGCACTGCAGGCCTCTGTCGTCATAAACAACATTGGCGTGATGATTGTttacatgattatcattg GTGATGTATTATCTGGAACATCATCAACCGGTGTTCACCATCGTGGTATACTTGAGGGCTGGTTTGGAGCTCATCTCTGGAATTCACGTGCCATTGTTCTTCTTGCGACGACTCTTTTCGTGTTTGCTCCATTGGTGAGCTTTAAGCGTCTGG ATTCATTGAGATACACCTCTGCCCTATCGGTTGCTCTTGCTGTGGTTTTTGTCGTCATTACTGCTGGAATTGCTATCATCAAACTCTTCAATGGAACTGTAGCGATGCCCAAACTTTTTCCAGAACTAGATGGTCTTAGTTCCATCTGGAAGCTCTTCACAGCTGTCCCTGTTCTTGTCACTGCCTACATCTGCCATTACAATG TTCACAGCATTGACAATGAGCTTGAAGACAGAACACAAATTAAACCTATTGTGCGAACATCCCTGTTCCTCTGCTCCAGTGTTTACATTGCTACAAGTTTCTTTGCATATCTCCTCTTCGGCGAGGGTACCCTAGATGATGTTCTCGCTAACTTCGATGCAAATCTTGGGATTCCATTTAGTTCCGTCTTTGATGATATAGTGCGAGTGAGCTATGCTGCTCACGTTATGCTTGTCTTTCCCATAGTCTTCTTTGCCCTTAGGCTCAACTTGGATGGACTGCTCTTCCCCACATCAAGGCACATTTCTCGTGACAACAAGAGATTTGCCATAATCACTATCTCACTCCTCACAGTAATTTATCTTGCTGCCATTTTCATACCGAGCATTTGGGATGCATTCCAGTTTACTGGTGCAACTGCTGCTGTCCTGATTGGTTTCATCTTCCCTGCCATGGTTATACTTAG GGATCCTTATGGAATCGCATCCAAGCGTGACAAGATCTTGGCTGTAACCATGATCGTGCTTGCTGTCCTCTCCAATTCTGTTGCTTTATACAGCGATGCAATGAATATCTTCCGTAAGGAAGAGGAGGCATGA
- the LOC4341592 gene encoding uncharacterized protein, translating to MGAVASTVAARFAFFPPAPPSYGVEPPPSPSPAAAAEDGAVVELSGVPRRAGVEARRLPTGRGTEVVAMYVRQPGARLTLLYSHGNAADLGQMYELFVELSSHLNVNLMGYDYSGYGQSSGKPSEQNTYSDIEAAYRCLVETYGATEENIILYGQSVGSGPTLDLASRLPHLRAVVLHSPILSGLRVMYPVKHTYWFDIYKNIDKVPLVKCPVLVIHGTADEVVDCSHGRALWELSKIKYEPLWVKGGNHCNLELYPEYIKHLKKFVMAIEKLPPTKDESSGSSGPSDPCEIGSESMQSSRKSTDVKDKSRSSIDHRHSVDRREKPRGSIDRRDKSRKSIDHPDKPRASVDQPDRPRRSIDRFGGMMRSVTSVKLCNIDCFKVTYASGS from the exons atggGGGCGGTGGcgtcgacggtggcggcgcgctTCGCCTTCTTCCCGCCGGCCCCGCCGTCGTACGGcgtggagccgccgccgtcgccgtcgccggcggccgcggcggaggacgggGCGGTGGTGGAGCTCAGCGGGGTGCCGCGGCGGGCCGGGGtggaggcgcggcggctgccGACGGGGCGGGGCACGGAGGTGGTGGCCATGTACGTGCGCCAGCCCGGGGCGCGCCTCACGCTGCTCTACTCCCACGGCAACGCCGCCGACCTCGGCCAGATGTACGAGCTCTTCGTCGAGCTCAGCTCCCACCTCAACGTCAACCTCATGGG TTACGATTATTCCGGTTATGGGCAATCATCAGGGAAG CCAAGTGAGCAGAACACTTATTCTGATATAGAGGCTGCATATAGGTGTCTAGTAGAAACTTATGGAGCCACAGAGGAAAACATCATTCTGTATGGTCAATCAGTTGGCAGCGGTCCTACTTTAGATTTGGCATCCCGTTTGCCTCATCTGAGGGCTGTTGTTTTACACAGCCCTATTTTATCTGGCTTAAGAGTGATGTATCCTGTAAAGCATACATACTGGTTTGACATATACAAG AATATTGATAAAGTTCCATTGGTCAAATGTCCTGTTTTAGTAATCCAT GGTACAGCTGATGAAGTTGTCGACTGTTCTCATGGGAGGGCACTGTGGGAACTCTCTAAAATAAAGTATGAGCCTCTGTGGGTCAAAGGTGGAAATCATTGTAATCTGGAACTATATCCAGAATACATCAAGCACCTAAAAAAGTTTGTCATGGCCATTGAGAAATTACCACCTACAAAAGATGAATCCTCAGGGAGCTCAGGTCCTTCAGATCCTTGTGAAATAGGATCAGAAAGTATGCAGAGCTCAAGAAAAAGCACGGATGTAAAGGATAAATCTAGGTCAAGCATTGATCACAGGCATAGCGTTGATAGGCGGGAAAAACCAAGAGGAAGCATAGATAGGAGAGATAAAAGCAGAAAGAGTATAGATCATCCTGATAAGCCAAGGGCTAGTGTGGATCAACCTGATAGACCACGGAGAAGCATCGATCG TTTTGGAGGGATGATGAGGTCGGTGACATCCGTCAAGTTGTGCAATATTGACTGTTTCAAAGTAACCTATGCTTCTGGGAGCTGA
- the LOC4341593 gene encoding uncharacterized protein has product MTDIPKSRVRQLVMQPLNCVIFLLGLAILSVTFGPFVTIAHRELMMATYSEKGPENKLDHGVDETRTYEEIKSKIFAGRKMAFGVAVMENHPKDARSKPSSGEISNYSSNSRVPSSLKDSSSSTMKARPSVDNIKLEGSTSEQTLNIPNPQHIIILPFKPYYRHLSLGSKKEQKGSSICCNSYRTNEDWKEKMLESRDEVLRLLNKDYHANPHRRPPVHN; this is encoded by the exons ATGACAGACATACCTAAAAGCAGGGTCAGACAGTTAGTTATGCAGCCGTTAAACTGTGTAATCTTCCTGCTTGGGCTGGCCATCCTATCGGTAACATTTGGACCCTTTGTCACCATTGCACATAGAG AACTGATGATGGCAACTTACAGTGAGAAAGGCCCAGAAAACAAGCTG GATCATGGTGTAGATGAAACCAGAACATATGAGGAGATCAAAAGCAAAATATTTGCAGGACGGAAGATGGCTTTTGGAGTTGCAGTCATGGAGAACCACCCAAAGGATGCTAGAAGCAAACCAAGCTCAG GAGAGATTAGCAACTACTCATCCAACTCACGTGTACCTTCAAGCTTAAAG GATAGTAGCAGCTCGACGATGAAGGCAAGACCATCCGTGGACAACATAAAACTAGAAGGAAGCACATCTGAGCAGACACTGAACATACCAAATCCCCAACATATCATAATACTGCCATTCAAGCCTTATTACAGGCATCTGAGTTTGGGCtccaaaaaagaacaaaaaggtTCGAGTATTTGCTGCAACTCATATAGAACTAATGAAGACTGGAAGGAGAAAATGCTGGAGTCCAGAGATGAAGTTCTCAGATTGCTTAACAAGGATTACCATGCCAACCCCCATAGGAGGCCACCAGTTCATAACTAA
- the LOC4341594 gene encoding nuclear intron maturase 4, mitochondrial isoform X2, with protein MSFLAPGRGRLLRVLPTRRHRLPPPQGGYAACFRRCKAHFLLDGVEDAVEGAAEPQQPPVSLAKSLASLTEESAVAAQRQRKPLLRMERKRLAELRIKKRVKAQYLNGKFHDLMANVVASTDTLEDAYDIVRLNSNIDMSSVRDDVCFATLAELLRTGEFDVRANVYAVVAKRRDGGRLVLPRLNLRIIQEAVRVVLEVVYRPHFSKISHGCRSGRGHQSALRFISNEIGIPDWCFTIPMHKEVDRNVLSKIICLIQEKIDDNQLVTFMQHMFDAEVINLVFGGFPKGHGLPQEGVLAPILMNIYLDSFDHEVFRICMRHEGLGSEAADVSDNQESNLRHWFRSQISGLKDREENSDNQTDYPLKTKLYACRYMDEIFVAVVGSRDIAEDIKSEMITYLRKTLFLEVDDRLYLMPVRSNSRGLQFAGSMVRVTTKESAALKAVHKLKEKVHLFASQKQEIWDAMNLRLGKKWLAYGLRRVKESEIKSLGLSTPLLDHIAQFRKDCMKTDHWFKTLLKVWMQDINAKREADESILLSKYIAEPSLPQDLKDAFNNFQKQAKDYISSETAATEALLSSLKNKESAITCTDGAVIKIHAPISYIHKCLNRYGLINLEGFPKHVSALVLQDDELIISWFAGIIQRWMRWFSEVDNFKELKLMLVECVRKSCIRTLSAKYRMYEKITEKRFELDDYGIPMAEDFEAIMAPLESSSSVCTDEALMYGISSSGLFVLTLSRVRVPSRQFDCFVMGCQSASLSMYVLHVKERQRFPGFRTGFSSSIHGSLDGRRVGLCTQHVKDLYLGHISLQSVDFGVLIDDSNKIP; from the exons ATGTCCTTCCTGGCGCCCGgacgcggccgcctcctccgggtgCTCCCCACAAGGCGGCACCGTCTTCCGCCTCCCCAAG GAGGCTACGCGGCGTGCTTCCGGCGGTGCAAGGCGCACTTCTTGCTCGATGGAGTCGAGGATGCGGTGGAGGGAGCCGCCGAGCCGCAGCAGCCACCGGTGTCACTTGCGAAGAGCCTGGCCTCTCTCACCGAGGAGTCGGCCGTGGCCGCTCAGAGGCAGAGGAAGCCCCTGCTGCGGATGGAGCGGAAGAGGCTGGCTGAGCTCAGGATCAAGAAGAGGGTCAAGGCGCAGTATTTGAACGGCAAGTTTCATGATCTCATGGCTAACGTGGTGGCTAGCACTGATACTTTGGAGGATGCTTATGACATTGTTCGGCTCAATTCAAATATTGACATGTCATCGGTGAGGGATGATGTTTGCTTTGCTACATTGGCGGAGCTGCTCAGGACTGGTGAGTTCGATGTCAGAGCGAATGTTTATGCGGTGGTTGCAAAGAGGCGAGATGGAGGGAGGCTTGTTCTCCCACGGTTGAACTTGAGAATTATTCAGGAAGCAGTAAGGGTGGTGCTTGAGGTTGTTTACAGACCCCATTTCTCAAAGATATCACATGGCTGTCGGAGCGGCCGAGGGCATCAGTCGGCTCTGAGGTTCATTTCCAATGAAATTGGGATTCCAGATTGGTGCTTTACTATCCCCATGCATAAAGAAGTAGATAGAAATGTTCTCTCTAAGATTATCTGTCTAATACAGGAAAAGATCGATGACAATCAGTTAGTTACATTCATGCAACACATGTTTGATGCAGAGGTGATCAATTTGGTATTTGGAGGATTTCCTAAAGGCCATGGGCTTCCTCAAGAAGGAGTACTTGCGCCAATCCTAATGAACATATACCTCGACAGTTTTGACCACGAGGTGTTCAGGATTTGCATGAGGCATGAAGGCCTTGGTTCAGAGGCAGCAGATGTTTCAGacaaccaggagtcaaatttgCGCCACTGGTTTCGAAGTCAAATTTCAGGCTTGAAGGATAGGGAGGAAAACAGTGACAATCAAACAGACTATCCACTAAAAACAAAACTATATGCTTGTAGATACATGGACGAGATCTTTGTTGCAGTTGTTGGATCCAGAGATATTGCAGAAGATATAAAATCGGAAATGATTACTTACTTAAGAAAAACACTATTCTTGGAAGTTGATGACAGGTTGTATCTTATGCCGGTCAGAAGTAATTCCCGGGGCTTACAGTTTGCTGGCTCTATGGTAAGAGTTACAACAAAGGAAAGTGCTGCACTGAAAGCTGTGCATAAGCTGAAGGAAAAGGTTCATTTATTTGCTTCTCAGAAGCAAGAGATATGGGATGCTATGAATCTTAGGTTAGGAAAGAAGTGGTTGGCATATGGTTTGAGAAGAGTAAAGGAGTCTGAGATCAAGTCACTTGGTCTTAGCACGCCTTTGTTGGATCACATTGCACAGTTTAGGAAAGACTGTATGAAGACAGATCATTGGTTCAAAACTTTACTCAAGGTATGGATGCAGGATATCAATGCTAAACGCGAAGCTGATGAGAGCATACTCCTGTCAAAATACATTGCTGAACCATCACTTCCGCAGGACCTCAAAGACGCGTTCAACAACTTTCAGAAGCAAGCCAAAGATTACATCTCATCAGAAACTGCTGCCACAGAAGCATTATTGTCCAGCTTAAAGAATAAAGAATCAGCTATTACCTGCACTGATGGTGCTGTCATTAAGATCCATGCTCCTATTAGCTATATCCATAAGTGCCTTAATCGTTATGGTCTAATTAATCTTGAAGGTTTCCCTAAGCACGTTTCAGCCCTTGTTTTGCAAGACGATGAGCTAATCATAAGTTGGTTTGCAGGAATAATTCAACGTTGGATGAGATGGTTCTCAGAGGTTGACAATTTTAAAGAACTTAAGCTTATGTTGGTTGAATGTGTCAGGAAATCCTGCATCAGGACATTATCGGCAAAGTACCGAATGTATGAGAAAATAACAGAAAAGCGATTTGAACTTGATGATTATGGTATTCCAATGGCCGAGGACTTTGAGGCAATAATGGCACCTTTAGAATCTAGTTCGTCGGTTTGCACTGATGAAGCTCTGATGTATGGCATTTCTAGTAGTGGATTGTTTGTGCTCACCCTCTCAAGAGTTAGAGTTCCTTCTCGGCAATTTGACTGTTTTGTCATGGGATGCCAATCTGCATCGCTGAGTATGTATGTTCTTCATGTCAAAGAGAGACAGCGGTTTCCAGGATTTAGGACAGGTTTCTCATCATCAATTCATGGCAGTTTGGATGGTAGACGGGTTGGGTTGTGCACTCAACATGTTAAGGATTTATATCTAGGACACATCTCCCTTCAGTCAGTTGATTTTGGTGTGCTGATAGATGACTCTAATAAAATACCTTAA
- the LOC4341594 gene encoding nuclear intron maturase 4, mitochondrial isoform X1, which produces MSFLAPGRGRLLRVLPTRRHRLPPPQGSGGYAACFRRCKAHFLLDGVEDAVEGAAEPQQPPVSLAKSLASLTEESAVAAQRQRKPLLRMERKRLAELRIKKRVKAQYLNGKFHDLMANVVASTDTLEDAYDIVRLNSNIDMSSVRDDVCFATLAELLRTGEFDVRANVYAVVAKRRDGGRLVLPRLNLRIIQEAVRVVLEVVYRPHFSKISHGCRSGRGHQSALRFISNEIGIPDWCFTIPMHKEVDRNVLSKIICLIQEKIDDNQLVTFMQHMFDAEVINLVFGGFPKGHGLPQEGVLAPILMNIYLDSFDHEVFRICMRHEGLGSEAADVSDNQESNLRHWFRSQISGLKDREENSDNQTDYPLKTKLYACRYMDEIFVAVVGSRDIAEDIKSEMITYLRKTLFLEVDDRLYLMPVRSNSRGLQFAGSMVRVTTKESAALKAVHKLKEKVHLFASQKQEIWDAMNLRLGKKWLAYGLRRVKESEIKSLGLSTPLLDHIAQFRKDCMKTDHWFKTLLKVWMQDINAKREADESILLSKYIAEPSLPQDLKDAFNNFQKQAKDYISSETAATEALLSSLKNKESAITCTDGAVIKIHAPISYIHKCLNRYGLINLEGFPKHVSALVLQDDELIISWFAGIIQRWMRWFSEVDNFKELKLMLVECVRKSCIRTLSAKYRMYEKITEKRFELDDYGIPMAEDFEAIMAPLESSSSVCTDEALMYGISSSGLFVLTLSRVRVPSRQFDCFVMGCQSASLSMYVLHVKERQRFPGFRTGFSSSIHGSLDGRRVGLCTQHVKDLYLGHISLQSVDFGVLIDDSNKIP; this is translated from the exons ATGTCCTTCCTGGCGCCCGgacgcggccgcctcctccgggtgCTCCCCACAAGGCGGCACCGTCTTCCGCCTCCCCAAG GGTCAGGAGGCTACGCGGCGTGCTTCCGGCGGTGCAAGGCGCACTTCTTGCTCGATGGAGTCGAGGATGCGGTGGAGGGAGCCGCCGAGCCGCAGCAGCCACCGGTGTCACTTGCGAAGAGCCTGGCCTCTCTCACCGAGGAGTCGGCCGTGGCCGCTCAGAGGCAGAGGAAGCCCCTGCTGCGGATGGAGCGGAAGAGGCTGGCTGAGCTCAGGATCAAGAAGAGGGTCAAGGCGCAGTATTTGAACGGCAAGTTTCATGATCTCATGGCTAACGTGGTGGCTAGCACTGATACTTTGGAGGATGCTTATGACATTGTTCGGCTCAATTCAAATATTGACATGTCATCGGTGAGGGATGATGTTTGCTTTGCTACATTGGCGGAGCTGCTCAGGACTGGTGAGTTCGATGTCAGAGCGAATGTTTATGCGGTGGTTGCAAAGAGGCGAGATGGAGGGAGGCTTGTTCTCCCACGGTTGAACTTGAGAATTATTCAGGAAGCAGTAAGGGTGGTGCTTGAGGTTGTTTACAGACCCCATTTCTCAAAGATATCACATGGCTGTCGGAGCGGCCGAGGGCATCAGTCGGCTCTGAGGTTCATTTCCAATGAAATTGGGATTCCAGATTGGTGCTTTACTATCCCCATGCATAAAGAAGTAGATAGAAATGTTCTCTCTAAGATTATCTGTCTAATACAGGAAAAGATCGATGACAATCAGTTAGTTACATTCATGCAACACATGTTTGATGCAGAGGTGATCAATTTGGTATTTGGAGGATTTCCTAAAGGCCATGGGCTTCCTCAAGAAGGAGTACTTGCGCCAATCCTAATGAACATATACCTCGACAGTTTTGACCACGAGGTGTTCAGGATTTGCATGAGGCATGAAGGCCTTGGTTCAGAGGCAGCAGATGTTTCAGacaaccaggagtcaaatttgCGCCACTGGTTTCGAAGTCAAATTTCAGGCTTGAAGGATAGGGAGGAAAACAGTGACAATCAAACAGACTATCCACTAAAAACAAAACTATATGCTTGTAGATACATGGACGAGATCTTTGTTGCAGTTGTTGGATCCAGAGATATTGCAGAAGATATAAAATCGGAAATGATTACTTACTTAAGAAAAACACTATTCTTGGAAGTTGATGACAGGTTGTATCTTATGCCGGTCAGAAGTAATTCCCGGGGCTTACAGTTTGCTGGCTCTATGGTAAGAGTTACAACAAAGGAAAGTGCTGCACTGAAAGCTGTGCATAAGCTGAAGGAAAAGGTTCATTTATTTGCTTCTCAGAAGCAAGAGATATGGGATGCTATGAATCTTAGGTTAGGAAAGAAGTGGTTGGCATATGGTTTGAGAAGAGTAAAGGAGTCTGAGATCAAGTCACTTGGTCTTAGCACGCCTTTGTTGGATCACATTGCACAGTTTAGGAAAGACTGTATGAAGACAGATCATTGGTTCAAAACTTTACTCAAGGTATGGATGCAGGATATCAATGCTAAACGCGAAGCTGATGAGAGCATACTCCTGTCAAAATACATTGCTGAACCATCACTTCCGCAGGACCTCAAAGACGCGTTCAACAACTTTCAGAAGCAAGCCAAAGATTACATCTCATCAGAAACTGCTGCCACAGAAGCATTATTGTCCAGCTTAAAGAATAAAGAATCAGCTATTACCTGCACTGATGGTGCTGTCATTAAGATCCATGCTCCTATTAGCTATATCCATAAGTGCCTTAATCGTTATGGTCTAATTAATCTTGAAGGTTTCCCTAAGCACGTTTCAGCCCTTGTTTTGCAAGACGATGAGCTAATCATAAGTTGGTTTGCAGGAATAATTCAACGTTGGATGAGATGGTTCTCAGAGGTTGACAATTTTAAAGAACTTAAGCTTATGTTGGTTGAATGTGTCAGGAAATCCTGCATCAGGACATTATCGGCAAAGTACCGAATGTATGAGAAAATAACAGAAAAGCGATTTGAACTTGATGATTATGGTATTCCAATGGCCGAGGACTTTGAGGCAATAATGGCACCTTTAGAATCTAGTTCGTCGGTTTGCACTGATGAAGCTCTGATGTATGGCATTTCTAGTAGTGGATTGTTTGTGCTCACCCTCTCAAGAGTTAGAGTTCCTTCTCGGCAATTTGACTGTTTTGTCATGGGATGCCAATCTGCATCGCTGAGTATGTATGTTCTTCATGTCAAAGAGAGACAGCGGTTTCCAGGATTTAGGACAGGTTTCTCATCATCAATTCATGGCAGTTTGGATGGTAGACGGGTTGGGTTGTGCACTCAACATGTTAAGGATTTATATCTAGGACACATCTCCCTTCAGTCAGTTGATTTTGGTGTGCTGATAGATGACTCTAATAAAATACCTTAA